One part of the Roseomonas gilardii genome encodes these proteins:
- a CDS encoding NCS2 family permease translates to MESFFRLREHGTTPRTEIMAGFATFLTMVYIVVVNPNIMAAAGIDQGASFVATCLAAAIGSALMGLLANYPIALAPGMGLNAYFAFAVVGGMHIPWQVALGAVFLSGLIFLAVSVLRIREWLINTIPLSLKLGIAAGIGFFLGIIGLQGMGLVVANPATMVGLGHVAEPKVLLSCLGFLLIAGMVARNVPGGIIIGILVTALLGIPFGLTTFHGVVSLPPSLAPTFLQLDIPGAIGLGVAGIVFTFFIVDLLDNAGTLIGTTHRAGLMRPDGSVPRLGRALLADSGGAIIGSVLGTSTTTSYIESAAGIQAGGRTGLTALTVAVLFLLTLFLAPLATSIPGYATAPALVFVACLMAKSLRDLDWEDITDYAPAIITALSMPLTFSIASGIGIGFITYAVIKLLAGKAGQVSGAVWLIAALSAVKFWMGAG, encoded by the coding sequence GTGGAATCCTTTTTCCGGCTGCGCGAGCACGGCACCACGCCGCGCACGGAGATCATGGCGGGCTTCGCCACCTTCCTGACGATGGTCTATATCGTCGTGGTCAATCCCAACATCATGGCCGCCGCCGGCATCGACCAGGGGGCGTCCTTCGTCGCCACCTGCCTCGCCGCCGCCATCGGCTCGGCGCTGATGGGGTTGCTGGCCAACTATCCCATCGCCCTGGCGCCGGGGATGGGGTTGAACGCCTATTTCGCCTTCGCCGTGGTGGGCGGCATGCACATCCCCTGGCAGGTGGCGCTGGGCGCCGTCTTCCTGTCGGGCCTCATCTTCCTCGCGGTGTCGGTGCTGCGGATCCGGGAATGGCTGATCAACACCATCCCGCTCTCGCTGAAGCTCGGCATCGCCGCCGGGATCGGTTTCTTCCTGGGCATCATCGGGCTGCAGGGCATGGGGCTGGTGGTGGCGAACCCGGCCACCATGGTCGGGCTGGGCCATGTGGCGGAGCCGAAGGTGCTGCTCTCCTGCCTGGGCTTCCTGCTGATCGCCGGCATGGTCGCGCGCAACGTGCCGGGCGGGATCATCATCGGCATCCTCGTCACGGCGCTGCTCGGCATTCCCTTCGGGCTGACCACCTTCCATGGCGTGGTGTCGCTTCCGCCCTCGCTGGCGCCGACCTTCCTGCAACTCGACATCCCCGGCGCCATCGGCCTGGGCGTGGCGGGGATCGTGTTCACCTTCTTCATCGTGGACCTGCTGGACAATGCGGGCACGCTGATCGGCACCACGCACCGCGCCGGGCTGATGCGGCCGGACGGTTCCGTGCCGCGCCTCGGCCGCGCGCTGCTCGCCGATAGCGGCGGCGCCATCATCGGCTCCGTGCTCGGCACCTCCACCACCACCAGCTATATCGAGAGCGCGGCCGGCATCCAGGCCGGGGGGCGCACGGGGCTCACCGCCCTGACCGTGGCGGTGCTGTTCCTGCTGACGCTGTTCCTGGCGCCGCTGGCCACCTCCATCCCGGGATATGCCACGGCGCCCGCGCTGGTCTTCGTCGCCTGCCTGATGGCGAAGTCGCTGCGCGACCTGGACTGGGAGGACATCACGGACTACGCGCCCGCCATCATCACCGCGCTGTCCATGCCGCTCACCTTCTCGATCGCCTCGGGGATCGGCATCGGCTTCATCACCTATGCGGTCATCAAGCTGCTGGCCGGCAAGGCGGGGCAGGTGTCCGGCGCGGTGTGGCTGATCGCCGCGCTTTCGGCGGTGAAGTTCTGGATGGGCGCAGGCTGA
- the glnA gene encoding type I glutamate--ammonia ligase: MAKKPAAAPGVPDGVSRVMDMIKENSVEYVDFRFTDPKGKWQHTAQHVSTVSEEVFTDGIMFDGSSIAGWKAINESDMILMPDTANACMDPFSAKPQLILFCDIIEPSTGQAYGRDPRGTAKKAEAYVAASGVGDTVLVGAEAEFFVFDDVKFGTGGNFGHYRLESIEGPGANMKDYPEGNMGHRPLVKGGYFPVPPVDSEMDLRAEMLSTMIEMGLPGEKHHHEVAQSQHELGTRFGKLVTMADQMQIYKYCVQNVAHSYGKTATFMPKPIYGDNGSGMHTHLSIWKDGKPMFAGNGYADLSEMCLFAIGGIIKHAKAINAFTNPSTNSYKRLIPGFEAPVLLAYSARNRSASCRIPYTTSPKAKRVEVRFPDPTANPYLSFAALTMAAMDGIKNKIHPGEPMDKDLYDLPPEELKDIPTVCGSLREALESLAADHEFLLAGDVFSREQIESYIDLKWNEVYRFEHTPHPVEFEMYYSA, translated from the coding sequence ATGGCGAAGAAGCCCGCAGCAGCCCCGGGGGTCCCGGACGGCGTTTCCAGGGTCATGGACATGATCAAGGAGAACTCCGTCGAGTACGTGGACTTCCGCTTCACCGATCCGAAGGGCAAGTGGCAGCACACGGCCCAGCACGTCTCGACCGTCTCGGAAGAGGTCTTCACGGACGGGATCATGTTCGACGGCTCCTCGATCGCCGGCTGGAAGGCGATCAACGAGTCCGACATGATCCTGATGCCGGACACGGCCAATGCCTGCATGGACCCGTTCTCGGCCAAGCCGCAGCTGATCCTCTTCTGCGACATCATCGAGCCCTCGACCGGCCAGGCCTATGGCCGTGACCCGCGCGGCACCGCCAAGAAGGCCGAGGCCTATGTCGCCGCCTCCGGCGTGGGCGACACCGTGCTGGTCGGCGCCGAGGCCGAGTTCTTCGTGTTCGACGACGTCAAGTTCGGCACCGGCGGCAACTTCGGCCACTACAGGCTGGAGAGCATCGAAGGCCCCGGCGCCAACATGAAGGACTACCCCGAGGGCAACATGGGCCACCGCCCGCTGGTGAAGGGCGGCTACTTCCCCGTCCCGCCGGTCGATAGCGAGATGGACCTGCGCGCCGAGATGCTCTCGACCATGATCGAGATGGGCCTGCCGGGCGAGAAGCACCACCACGAGGTGGCGCAGTCGCAGCACGAGCTGGGCACGCGGTTCGGCAAGCTGGTGACGATGGCCGACCAGATGCAGATCTACAAGTACTGCGTCCAAAACGTCGCCCACAGCTACGGCAAGACCGCGACCTTCATGCCGAAGCCGATCTATGGCGACAACGGCTCGGGCATGCACACCCACCTGTCCATCTGGAAGGACGGGAAGCCCATGTTCGCGGGCAACGGCTATGCCGACCTGTCGGAGATGTGCCTGTTCGCCATTGGCGGCATCATCAAGCACGCCAAGGCGATCAACGCCTTCACCAACCCGTCCACCAATTCCTACAAGCGCCTGATCCCGGGCTTCGAGGCCCCCGTGCTGCTCGCCTACTCGGCGCGCAACCGCTCGGCCTCCTGCCGTATCCCCTACACCACCAGCCCGAAGGCCAAGCGCGTCGAGGTCCGCTTCCCCGATCCGACCGCGAACCCCTACCTCTCCTTCGCGGCCCTCACCATGGCGGCAATGGACGGGATCAAGAACAAGATCCATCCGGGCGAGCCGATGGACAAGGACCTGTACGACCTGCCGCCGGAGGAGCTGAAGGACATCCCGACGGTGTGCGGCTCGCTGCGCGAAGCGCTGGAGAGCCTGGCGGCCGACCACGAGTTCCTGCTCGCGGGCGACGTCTTCTCGCGGGAGCAGATCGAGAGCTACATCGATCTGAAGTGGAACGAGGTCTATCGCTTCGAGCACACGCCGCACCCGGTCGAGTTCGAGATGTACTACTCCGCCTGA
- a CDS encoding MFS transporter, translated as MPLPAAFQPLRHPNFRLLWTATLFSNMGLWVQNTGAGWLMTILDGRPGMVALVQTASLLPVFLLAMPAGALADILDRRRFLIGAQLWMCFSALLLCLLAAVGVIGPWGLLALTFALGIGSAINFPAFSAVTPELVPRADLAQAIVLNGIGFNLARALGPALGGLLMGMAGPQATFALNAACVMVLVVALFLWRRQAPAGRLPNEHFLSAMRTGVRFVVASPALRGTILRSLVTFFAGAAIWGLLPLLVRRQLGLGPEAYGLMLAAMGTGAVCAGFLLPSLRSRMSFSTLVVLGTTAMGAALVVLGLSRHWLPAILAMLVYGACWISAASTFGASAQLSAPSWVRARAMGLYQVATFGAMALGSVLSGAAGEAFGIPATLAGFGIGGAIGAWALQRLPMENPPPPPPPGADILHPAPESPDPGLASVLARDALPVMESVRYLVPEVDRAEFLAAMREVRGVRMRAGAVNWRLYEDVAHPERFVELWTMESWMEHLREAGRMTDADAAILARAAALHRGSEPALAGRYLSLEP; from the coding sequence ATGCCTCTGCCCGCCGCCTTCCAACCCCTGCGCCATCCGAATTTCCGGCTGCTGTGGACCGCGACCCTGTTCAGCAACATGGGGCTGTGGGTGCAGAACACGGGCGCGGGCTGGCTGATGACCATCCTGGACGGCCGCCCCGGCATGGTCGCCCTGGTGCAGACGGCGAGCCTGCTGCCGGTCTTCCTGCTGGCCATGCCGGCCGGGGCGCTGGCCGATATCCTCGACCGGCGGCGCTTCCTGATCGGGGCGCAGCTCTGGATGTGCTTCTCCGCCCTGCTGCTCTGCCTGCTGGCGGCTGTGGGCGTGATCGGCCCCTGGGGGTTGCTGGCGCTGACCTTCGCGCTGGGCATCGGCTCGGCCATCAACTTCCCGGCCTTTTCCGCCGTGACGCCGGAACTGGTGCCGCGCGCCGACCTGGCCCAGGCCATCGTGCTGAACGGTATCGGCTTCAACCTCGCCCGTGCCCTGGGGCCGGCGCTGGGCGGACTGCTGATGGGCATGGCGGGGCCGCAGGCGACCTTCGCCCTGAACGCCGCCTGCGTGATGGTCCTGGTGGTGGCGCTGTTCCTGTGGCGGCGGCAGGCCCCGGCGGGGCGCCTGCCCAACGAGCACTTCCTCTCCGCCATGCGCACGGGCGTCCGCTTCGTGGTGGCGAGCCCGGCGCTGCGCGGCACGATCCTGCGCTCGCTCGTCACCTTCTTCGCCGGGGCGGCGATCTGGGGGCTGCTGCCGCTGCTGGTGCGGCGCCAGCTCGGCCTGGGGCCGGAGGCCTATGGGCTGATGCTGGCGGCAATGGGGACCGGCGCGGTCTGCGCCGGCTTCCTGCTCCCCTCCCTGCGCAGCCGGATGAGCTTCTCCACCCTGGTGGTGCTGGGCACCACCGCCATGGGCGCGGCGCTGGTGGTGCTGGGCCTGTCGCGCCACTGGCTGCCGGCGATTCTGGCCATGCTGGTCTATGGCGCCTGCTGGATCTCGGCCGCCAGCACCTTCGGCGCCTCGGCGCAGCTTTCCGCCCCGTCCTGGGTGCGGGCGCGGGCGATGGGGCTCTACCAGGTCGCCACCTTCGGGGCGATGGCGCTGGGTTCGGTGCTGTCCGGCGCGGCGGGCGAGGCCTTCGGCATCCCGGCGACCCTGGCGGGATTCGGCATCGGCGGAGCCATCGGGGCCTGGGCGTTGCAACGCCTGCCGATGGAGAACCCGCCGCCCCCGCCGCCGCCCGGCGCGGATATCCTGCACCCCGCGCCCGAGAGCCCCGATCCCGGCCTGGCATCCGTCCTGGCCCGCGATGCGCTGCCGGTCATGGAGTCGGTCCGCTACCTCGTGCCCGAGGTGGACCGCGCCGAGTTCCTGGCTGCCATGCGCGAGGTCCGGGGCGTGCGGATGCGGGCCGGGGCGGTGAACTGGCGGCTCTATGAGGATGTCGCGCATCCGGAGCGCTTCGTGGAGCTCTGGACCATGGAGTCGTGGATGGAGCACCTGCGGGAGGCCGGGCGTATGACCGATGCGGATGCCGCAATCCTGGCCCGCGCCGCG
- a CDS encoding polyhydroxyalkanoate depolymerase translates to MFYDAYQAQQDILAPFQGFARGSSRLLRQFDEAVPGVFPLRHWAAMFDILGGARTTHERPPFGFTSVQVDGESVAVTEEAVHAMPFGTLLRFRKDTKRKQTPVLLVAPMSGHFATLLRGTVATMLPDYDVHITDWHNAREVPVSAGSFGFDGFVAHISAFLRAMGPGAHVVAVCQPAVPVLAAAALMAEERDPARPRSLTLMAGPIDTRVNPTSVNELATSRPISWFEQHLISTVPWRFAGAGRHVYPGVLQLTAFLNMNMDRHVKAYADQFRHIVSGEEEAATAHRRFYDEYLAVMDLPAEFYLETVKIVFQDHSLPLGKLTVGGRLVRPELIQDMSILTVEAERDDICSVGQTAAALDLCSSLPAERKRNHVQKGVGHYGVFNGRRWSTEIYPMVRETIESANRAAEAAAA, encoded by the coding sequence ATGTTCTATGACGCCTACCAGGCGCAGCAGGATATCCTTGCGCCTTTCCAGGGCTTCGCGCGCGGAAGCAGCCGGCTTCTCCGCCAGTTCGACGAGGCCGTGCCGGGCGTCTTCCCCCTGCGCCACTGGGCCGCGATGTTCGACATCCTGGGCGGGGCGCGGACCACGCATGAGCGCCCCCCCTTCGGCTTCACCTCGGTCCAGGTCGATGGCGAGAGCGTCGCCGTGACCGAGGAGGCGGTGCACGCCATGCCCTTCGGCACCCTCCTGCGCTTCCGCAAGGACACGAAGCGGAAGCAGACGCCGGTGCTGCTGGTCGCTCCGATGTCCGGACACTTCGCCACCCTGCTGCGCGGCACCGTGGCGACGATGCTGCCGGACTATGACGTCCATATCACCGACTGGCACAATGCCCGTGAGGTCCCCGTCAGCGCGGGTTCCTTCGGCTTCGACGGCTTCGTCGCGCACATCAGCGCCTTCCTGCGGGCGATGGGCCCGGGCGCGCATGTGGTGGCCGTCTGCCAGCCCGCCGTGCCGGTACTGGCCGCCGCCGCGCTGATGGCGGAGGAACGCGACCCCGCCCGGCCGCGCAGCCTGACGCTGATGGCCGGGCCGATCGACACCCGCGTCAACCCGACTTCCGTGAACGAGCTCGCGACCTCCCGCCCCATCTCCTGGTTCGAGCAGCACCTGATCTCCACCGTCCCCTGGCGCTTCGCCGGGGCCGGGCGCCATGTCTATCCCGGCGTGCTGCAGCTCACCGCCTTCCTGAACATGAACATGGACCGGCACGTGAAGGCCTATGCCGACCAGTTCCGACACATCGTGTCGGGGGAGGAAGAGGCGGCCACCGCGCATCGCCGGTTCTATGACGAATATCTGGCGGTGATGGACCTGCCGGCGGAATTCTACCTGGAAACGGTGAAGATCGTGTTCCAGGACCATTCCCTGCCGCTGGGCAAACTGACCGTCGGCGGCCGCCTGGTCCGGCCCGAGCTGATCCAGGACATGTCGATCCTGACGGTCGAGGCGGAGCGGGACGACATCTGCTCCGTCGGCCAGACGGCGGCGGCGCTCGATCTCTGCTCCAGCCTGCCGGCGGAGCGGAAGCGCAACCATGTCCAGAAGGGCGTCGGCCATTACGGCGTCTTCAACGGGCGCCGCTGGAGCACCGAGATCTATCCGATGGTACGCGAGACCATCGAATCCGCGAACCGCGCGGCGGAGGCTGCCGCCGCCTGA
- a CDS encoding HWE histidine kinase domain-containing protein: MSQPSPSLPLPDLRALPGRPDTSTCDREPIHVPASIQPHGLLLVLDPDTLRVLQAAGDMQHLLGVPLDAALGVEAGRFLPPGVIQALCAPAPAPQEPCLPRLPAGARLLSGVELRPGRFFDLQGRDSPAGIIVEIEPRGVPGPVRQDDTLALVQGMIASLQGAATARQYCEAAAATIRDMTGFDRVMVYRFEPDDTGCVVAEARAEGTGSYLGLHFPASDIPKQARALYLRNWMRLIPDAHYIPEPLMPALSPRTGEALDMSDCSLRAVSPIHLQYLRNMGVQASMSLSIQQGGRLWGLIACHHRTAWHLPVAMRAACELFAQMFSLQLETLEQRENHEDALRMRRVHEHLEQVMAQEEELGEGLIRQRPNLLDYLEAGGVAVLASGRYATAGQTPTREQVNGLVEWLRGTVEERIVALDRLPELYPPAREFADVASGVLALSVSRAPQDYILWFRPEMVRTLHWAGNPDKPVEPGAGPGQLSPRASFDTWTETVHGRARPWRAVEIEAAQALQLSLLEVVLRRIEDASEERGRARAQQDLLMAELDHRVKNTLANIQALVRHTKSGAGNLEGFVHDFDRRIRAMAVAHSLLTSTRWEGADLRALAEEELRPYRNASEQRVTVAGPEVRLKPKAALALSLALHELATNAAKYGGLSVPEGQVAVTWNMDGERIILHWVESGGPPVQPPRRRGFGSTVVERGLSYELGGQAKLNFDPAGLRCAVTIPLKQLVESAPASPTAAPRRPDPAPGTIAGRRILVVEDAALVAMQVSRALEDGGAVVVGPAAALAQAIRLAVSSRIDAALLDVDLDGESVFPVADVLAERGIPFLFTTGFDAATIVPERFRGTTVLGKPYGTDDIQLCIVALLRDRPPAGGPGD, from the coding sequence GTGAGCCAGCCCTCGCCCTCCCTGCCGTTGCCCGACCTCCGCGCCCTGCCCGGCCGCCCGGACACGAGCACCTGCGACCGCGAGCCGATCCATGTCCCGGCCTCCATCCAGCCCCACGGGCTGCTGCTGGTGCTGGACCCGGACACGCTGCGGGTCCTGCAGGCCGCCGGCGACATGCAGCATCTCCTGGGCGTCCCGCTGGATGCGGCGCTGGGCGTCGAGGCGGGCCGGTTCCTGCCGCCCGGCGTCATCCAGGCGCTTTGCGCCCCGGCCCCCGCCCCGCAGGAGCCCTGCCTGCCCCGCCTTCCCGCGGGCGCCCGGCTGCTGAGCGGGGTGGAGCTGCGGCCGGGACGCTTCTTCGACCTCCAGGGCCGCGACAGCCCCGCCGGGATCATCGTGGAGATCGAGCCCCGGGGCGTGCCGGGCCCGGTGCGCCAGGACGACACGCTAGCCCTGGTCCAGGGCATGATCGCCAGCCTCCAGGGTGCCGCGACCGCCCGGCAGTACTGCGAGGCGGCGGCGGCGACGATCCGCGACATGACCGGCTTCGACCGCGTGATGGTGTACCGCTTCGAGCCCGACGACACGGGCTGCGTCGTGGCGGAAGCCAGGGCGGAAGGGACCGGCTCCTATCTCGGCCTCCACTTCCCCGCCTCGGACATCCCGAAGCAGGCCCGCGCCCTCTACCTGCGCAACTGGATGCGGCTGATCCCGGACGCGCACTATATCCCGGAGCCGCTCATGCCGGCGCTCAGCCCGAGGACGGGCGAGGCGCTGGACATGTCCGATTGCTCGCTGCGCGCGGTCTCCCCGATCCATCTGCAGTATCTGCGGAACATGGGCGTGCAGGCCTCCATGTCCCTGTCCATCCAGCAGGGCGGGCGGCTCTGGGGGCTCATCGCCTGCCACCACCGGACCGCCTGGCACCTGCCCGTCGCCATGCGCGCGGCCTGCGAGCTCTTCGCCCAGATGTTCTCGCTGCAGCTCGAAACGCTGGAGCAGCGGGAGAACCACGAGGATGCGCTGCGCATGCGCCGGGTGCACGAGCACCTGGAGCAGGTCATGGCGCAGGAGGAGGAACTCGGCGAGGGGCTGATCCGCCAGCGGCCGAACCTGCTCGACTACCTGGAGGCGGGCGGCGTGGCGGTGCTGGCCTCGGGACGATACGCCACGGCTGGCCAGACCCCGACGCGGGAGCAGGTCAACGGCCTGGTGGAATGGCTGCGCGGCACCGTCGAGGAGCGGATCGTGGCGCTGGACCGCCTGCCGGAGCTCTATCCCCCGGCCCGGGAATTCGCCGATGTCGCCAGCGGCGTCCTCGCCCTCTCGGTGAGCCGCGCGCCCCAGGACTATATCCTCTGGTTCCGGCCGGAGATGGTGCGGACGCTCCACTGGGCGGGCAACCCGGACAAGCCGGTGGAACCGGGCGCCGGACCCGGGCAGCTTTCGCCCCGCGCCTCCTTCGACACCTGGACCGAGACGGTGCATGGCCGCGCCAGGCCCTGGCGGGCGGTGGAGATCGAGGCGGCGCAGGCGCTGCAGCTCAGCCTGCTGGAGGTGGTGCTGCGCCGGATCGAGGACGCCTCCGAGGAGCGCGGGCGCGCCCGGGCGCAGCAGGACCTGCTGATGGCGGAGCTGGACCACCGGGTGAAGAACACCCTGGCCAATATCCAGGCCCTGGTGCGCCACACCAAGAGCGGCGCCGGCAACCTGGAAGGCTTCGTCCACGACTTCGACCGGCGCATCCGCGCCATGGCGGTGGCGCACAGCCTGCTGACCAGCACGCGCTGGGAGGGGGCGGACCTGCGGGCCCTGGCGGAGGAGGAGCTCCGTCCCTATCGCAACGCCAGCGAGCAGCGCGTCACCGTCGCGGGGCCGGAGGTCCGGCTGAAGCCGAAGGCAGCGCTGGCGCTGAGCCTCGCCTTGCACGAGCTGGCGACGAATGCCGCGAAATACGGCGGGCTGTCGGTGCCGGAGGGACAGGTCGCGGTCACTTGGAACATGGATGGCGAGCGCATCATCCTGCACTGGGTGGAAAGCGGCGGCCCGCCGGTGCAGCCGCCGCGCCGCCGCGGCTTCGGCTCGACCGTGGTGGAACGTGGCCTCTCCTATGAGCTCGGCGGCCAGGCGAAGCTCAACTTCGATCCGGCCGGGCTGCGCTGCGCGGTGACCATCCCGCTGAAGCAGCTGGTGGAAAGCGCGCCCGCCTCGCCCACCGCCGCGCCGCGCCGGCCCGATCCGGCCCCGGGCACCATCGCCGGGCGCCGCATCCTGGTGGTGGAGGATGCCGCGCTGGTGGCCATGCAGGTGAGCCGCGCGCTGGAGGATGGGGGCGCCGTGGTCGTCGGCCCCGCCGCCGCGCTGGCCCAGGCGATCCGCCTCGCCGTCTCGTCACGGATCGATGCCGCGCTGCTGGATGTGGACCTCGACGGGGAAAGCGTCTTCCCAGTGGCCGATGTCCTGGCGGAGCGGGGGATCCCCTTCCTGTTCACCACCGGCTTCGACGCTGCCACCATCGTGCCCGAGCGGTTCCGGGGCACCACGGTGCTGGGCAAGCCCTATGGTACCGACGACATCCAGCTCTGCATCGTCGCCCTGCTGCGCGACCGCCCGCCGGCCGGTGGGCCAGGGGACTGA
- a CDS encoding P-II family nitrogen regulator, which yields MKKIEAIIKPFKLDEVKDALHEIGLQGLTVVEAKGFGRQKGHTELYRGAEYVVDFLPKVKIEVICPDDLVERAIEAITAAARTGRIGDGKIFVSDVQEVIRIRTGERGEDAV from the coding sequence ATGAAGAAGATCGAGGCCATCATCAAGCCCTTCAAGCTCGACGAGGTGAAGGACGCCCTCCATGAGATCGGGCTCCAGGGCCTGACGGTCGTGGAGGCCAAGGGCTTCGGGCGCCAGAAGGGCCATACGGAGCTCTACCGCGGCGCCGAGTACGTGGTGGATTTCCTCCCCAAGGTGAAGATCGAGGTGATCTGCCCCGACGACCTGGTGGAGCGCGCCATCGAGGCCATCACCGCCGCCGCCCGCACGGGGCGGATCGGCGACGGCAAGATCTTCGTGTCCGACGTGCAGGAGGTGATCCGCATCCGGACCGGGGAGCGCGGCGAGGACGCCGTCTGA
- a CDS encoding biliverdin-producing heme oxygenase encodes MTSADVLTALRDATATLHARLDAGIDLDRHLASPVAYARFLSAMLGIVAPLEAMLDRFDWQATGLAPDVARWRVPLLRNDLRFLGLPPAELDALPLAPSPLPPATRDAAFGALYVLEGSALGGQVILRRAEALLGLGPEHGASFHASLGRPVGESWRRFRQALALHCTDAGGACDAARDSFHRLESWLSAMEARHEPGRAALAGAPA; translated from the coding sequence TTGACCTCAGCGGACGTCCTGACGGCGCTGCGTGACGCCACCGCCACCCTGCACGCCCGTCTCGACGCCGGGATCGATCTGGACAGGCACCTGGCATCCCCGGTGGCCTATGCGCGCTTCCTTTCGGCCATGCTGGGCATCGTGGCGCCGCTGGAGGCGATGCTGGACCGCTTCGACTGGCAGGCCACCGGCCTTGCGCCCGACGTGGCCCGCTGGCGTGTGCCGCTGCTGCGGAACGACCTCCGCTTCCTGGGCCTGCCGCCCGCGGAGCTGGACGCCCTGCCCCTCGCCCCTTCCCCGCTTCCTCCCGCGACACGGGATGCCGCCTTCGGCGCTCTCTACGTGCTGGAAGGCTCCGCCCTCGGCGGGCAGGTGATCCTGCGCCGGGCTGAGGCCTTGCTCGGCCTGGGTCCGGAGCACGGCGCGTCCTTCCATGCCAGCCTGGGCCGGCCGGTCGGCGAGAGCTGGCGGCGCTTCCGCCAGGCGCTGGCGCTCCATTGCACGGATGCCGGGGGCGCCTGCGACGCGGCCCGCGACAGTTTCCACCGCCTGGAATCCTGGCTTTCCGCCATGGAGGCCCGGCACGAACCCGGCCGCGCCGCGCTGGCCGGGGCGCCGGCGTGA